The DNA window CACCACGCGAAAACCACGTCCAGGTGAAGTGAATGGTGTGGACTATCATTTTGTTGATGAAAGCACCTTTTTAGATTTGAAGAAAAAAGGTGAATTCTTAGAATCTGCTGAATGTCACGGCGGTATGTATGGTACGAGTAAAAAATCAGTCCAGTCTATTCTTGATCAAAAGAAAGACGTGATTTTAGAAATTGATTGGCAAGGTGCGCAAGCACTCAAAGCTCAGTTTAAAGAAGCCATTTCAATTTTTGTATTGCCACCCTCTGTTGAAACATTAGCTGAAAGATTAAATAACCGTGGACATGATAGTGATGAGACGATTGCGAA is part of the Candidatus Methylopumilus rimovensis genome and encodes:
- the gmk gene encoding guanylate kinase translates to MSQAHLFIIAAASGAGKTTLVKALLNKDKDLQASVSHTTRKPRPGEVNGVDYHFVDESTFLDLKKKGEFLESAECHGGMYGTSKKSVQSILDQKKDVILEIDWQGAQALKAQFKEAISIFVLPPSVETLAERLNNRGHDSDETIAKRLAVAREEMSHVDEFDYVTINDDFEVALHDLMAIIRSTRLMCHIQLKRHSHLIKNLT